In Apteryx mantelli isolate bAptMan1 chromosome 18, bAptMan1.hap1, whole genome shotgun sequence, a single window of DNA contains:
- the C18H20orf204 gene encoding uncharacterized protein C20orf204 homolog, with protein MILPRALSCAVLLLLVAAVLSRGKRCSIAKILRQYRAVIFHEIQNLKNLSGSADRNSRAGPACRSDKDQKILLSIYNISMSLRDVAAGTLRGPEEVAVWKVARNTEVVLRDCRKICKSLPPAPAQPRRGGPGRRRKQLKEIARKAERLSTCWEKLYALRSPGRDS; from the exons ATTCTCCCCAGGGCGCTCTCCTGCGCTGTTCTGCTCCTCCTGGTCGCCGCCGTGCTGAGCAGAGGCAAGAGGTGCAGCATCGCCAAAATCCTGCGGCAGTACCGCGCCGTCATCTTCCACGAGATCCAGAACCTG aaaaacCTGAGCGGATCGGCAGACAGGAACAGCCGAGCCGGGCCAGCCTGCCGTTCGGACAAG GACCAGAAGATCCTGCTGTCCATCTACAACATCAGCATGTCCCTGCGGGACGTGGCGGCCGGCACGCTGCGTGGCCCCGAGGAGGTGGCGGTGTGGAAGGTGGCCAGGAACACGGAGGTCGTGCTTAGGGACTGCAGGAAAATCTGCAAG agcctgccgccagccccggcgcagccccggcgcggagGGCCCGGCCGCCGCAGGAAGCAGCTGAAGGAGATCGCGCGGAAGGCGGAGAGGCTGTCGACGTGCTGGGAGAAGCTCTACGCGCTCCGCTCCCCCGGCCGGGACTCCTAG